The sequence CAAGCCCCCTTAAATTTCTACCTTCTGCTTTTATTTCTGCGTGTAAAGCTCACTCTCCCTTATCCTTCCtcaatactagcaaacagaattcaacgtCACGAAAAAGGGATCACACAGCATGCTCACGCTGGATTGATTCCTGGGATGCCAGGATGGTTCGTCAAGCACAAATCAACAACTGTGACACTTCACTTTaccagaatgaagaataaaaatcatacgatcatctcaatggatgcagaaaaagcgtttgacaaaatgcaacatCCTTTCCTGACAAGAACTCTCCACGAATTCCGTAGAGAAGGAATGTACCATAGCATAaaaaaggccgtatatgacaagcccacggAAAACATCATGCTTAATCCTGaaatctgaaagcttttcctctaagatcaggaacaagtcaGGGTTTTCCACTCTCCCTACTCTTCAATATCGTACTGAAAGATCTAGACACaacgattaggcaagaaaaagaaatccaagttcgccaaattggaaaggaagaaggaaaatggccTCTGACTGCAGATGACATAATCCTTTATACATCTTAGGTAAATCTTCTATAAAACCCTGTAGACTCCACCGAGAACCTCTTAGAACTAATGAACAAATTAGAAAACTTACCAATTCAATATACAAACGCCAGTGGTGTTTCTGTACACTTAAAACAAACTTTCAAAAAGGGAACTAAAgaacaatgccatttacaatagcatggaAAACAAACCACTACCTACGGATAAACTTAACTACGGACGTGAACGACCTGGACACTGAACACGATTAGACAGGAGGAAGGAAtctgaggaagacacaaataaatggaaagatatccagtGTTcaaagattggaagaattaatattgttaaaatgttcatactacccaaagtgattgaatgattcaatgcaattccGATAAATTCCACTGGCTTtgtccacagaaatagaaaacagaaccccaaaatttgtttggaaccacaaaagatctcaaatagccaaagcaatcttgagggaggagaacaaagctggaggtatcacacatcctgatttcaaactatattagaaagctatagtaacaaaaatctaTGGTACTGGCatcaaaacagacacatagaccactGGAACACACGGGGAGGGCAGACATAAACcaagcatatacagtcaactaatccttgacaaggatgccaagaacaTAGAACGGGGAAAGGatcatctcttcaataaatggtgttgagaaaactggacagccacatgccaaagaatacAACTGAATCCCTATCTTGCGCCACTCAcgacaattaactcaaaatggattaaagatttcaatgtaagacctaaaatcataaaacacctagaggaaaatttgagaaaagcttcttgacatcagtcttggcaatgattttataGACATGACACTAAAAGTACAACCCACGAaggtaaaaataaacaggtgagaCTAGGTGAAACTAAAAATGTTATCCAcaccaaaggaaatcatcaagaaaatgaaaagacaaccagcagtgtataagggtaccctcttctccacatcctctccaacacttcttatttcttgtcttgtcaattatagccgttctgacaaGTGAGAGGTAAGATCTCCgtgtagttttgatctgcatttctctaataattagtgatgttgaacatgttttcatgtgcctgttgggcatctgtatatattctttggggaaatgtctgttcagatcctctgtccatttgtCGATACGGTTGTTCACTTTTTCGTTGTTGAgtcgtatgagttctttatatttttagaaattaacaCCTTGCCGGATATAtgatttgattggagaatttcgACAGAGGAAGATCcgcttaattttaaaatgactaaAGATACTAGGATTTGAGAGGAAGACTTTGTCGCTTTTTGAATAATGCTACATTTatcagggagtgtgtgtgtgtgtgtgtgatctcaAGTAACTCTTCTGTGTGTGGAAACTCAGGAAGACAGAAAGGATACATATAAAGAACGTATCCCTGTCTCCACAGCTTAGCTGACTGGTAGGCTCAGCACTTAGAAAACAAGCTACATATCAACAGTAGCTTCGCAATCTATACAAAGATGTACACCCCAATATTCTTCAAACATGGGGTCAGAACCTTGAGGTAAGGAATTACAGAGGTGAACATACAAGACGGGACCCTGAAATTTGGCGGGTGGTGGGAGTGAGAAGAGCAGGTGGTTCACATGGAGAGGAGGCAGCACTTTCCCTTGTAAAGACCCGTATTACTTGTCTTCCTTCTGTGCTCCCCATGGTTTCAGAACGCCTATGATTTTATGAAGAATACTCCACTACTCCCCGAAAAGCTCTTCATCTGCAAcatcacataaaaaatagagtacttcagaaaaaaagagaacaacagAATATGAGAGAGTAATAAAGTTTCAGAATCTTCTTCTTTCCTACCCTGGTTATGTCTGAGCCCCTTTCCTGCTGCAGCAAACGTGGTCGTGGTGACGGTGAGGGTGACGATGAGGTTGTTGATGATGACGGAGACAAGGATGCTCTGATGCCTTACCGAGTGCTAATATGTGTCTGGCGTTGGGGCAACTAATTTACCGTTCAATTTCATGCCGAAGACACGCTGGGATTGTCAAAAGGACTTTACCCACTTTGTAGTAGAGAGATTGAAATCTTGAGGAGTTAGACAGTTTGTGACTAAATCAATCAAAcaataaatgaggaaaacaaaatggATTGGATACGACGTAGAAATAATGTTTGATATGGCCCCAAACCCAGATAACACTGATTGTGAGACGTGAGCTTTGGAACAAAGAAAAATAGCAAGAAACCCAAAAGGGTGATATGATCTTGCCAACAAGCAGATTTTCAAAGGAAGACAATATTGATCCCGTCACAGAAAATGTTGCACTTTAttcaggaaatggaagaaaagtaACAACTGCCCAGGTGATGCAAACCCCTGCCCAggtgacagacagacacagaagacaTCGAGAGAATCCTCAGCTGGCACCAGGAAGACAGCTGCTGTTCTTTCTTCTGAAGCTCTGGGATGCCGGCACAGCTGAGGACCACCCTTTCTCAGCTACCTCCCGGAGAGCAGCAGTGTAACAGCCTCAGGACGGAACCCTTTTGCTGTCAGGAATCACACAGGCGTTTTACAGGCTGAAGGAGGGAGAAGCCCCTTCTGTATCCAGGCAGGCTTTGaagagaaggtgaaggaggagctGTGGAACGAGGTGAGCCAATTGTCCTTGTCTTTTCCTGATCCTGATGGATGCTGAAGCTGTCACTTGCTCTTGGGTGGGCACTTCTGCTGGCGTGGTGGAGGGGGTTGCACAGGAGGGCATTTCTGCTGGCACTGCTGAGGTGGGCACGGCTCGGGGCACTTTGGGGGTGGGCACGGCTCGGGGCACTTTGGCGGTGGGCATGGCTCTGGGCACTTAGGTGGAAACACAGGAGGTGGCTGGCAGGGCTGCTTACACTGCTGCTGTTGATAAGACATCTTGCTGGAGTCTCAGTATCTGAAAGAAATTATAGACAGTGTTCACAAGAAGGGACTCGTATAGAGAGAGATTTCTCTTCTACTACAAGGATTATATAGTATGAAGAGACGCTCCCTCTCCACCTCCAAGATCATGCTGCCATCTCTGAACTCCCTTTTTAGCACTTTCCAGCGTCCCCCTTCCTCTTTAGCAATTTGCTTCACCAGTCCTGAGAAAACCATGTCTTTCCTCATATGATATTTTCCCAGAAAATATCTCTGCTTGAAAGAACCAAGTCACGTTATTTGTATGAAAATAACATCTTCAAGAAAGGTCGTCACAAGTTCTGAAATCCTGGGCAAGCTTACTGGCAATTGCTATCATCGTGATCTCCCCTGAGGGCCCAATAGGCTGACTTAGGTACCGAGCAAACGGCCGTCAGGAAGAAGGCAAGGGCCTTACACCTTCTGAGACACAAGCCTTCGAAATctcagcagaaggaaagggaCACCAAAaagatagagaagagagaaaaatactttGGTCTTCCCTCTTCTTTATATCATACCTTCCCTGTTAATTTCTTTTCCATACAGGACATCAAACTATCTACCAAAAGACAAGTGAAAACAGCATACCATTGTGCCCCAAGTCTAAGTTTCTATCACCTAAGTAGCATCAAACCCACGGCCATGCCTTTGGAGCCACCAAACTTGCTGTCTCCAGACTAACTTCAACATTTGAGAGCACCAAACAACAGATGAACTCAAGAAATCAGACTTACCAGGTAGGTTCTCCAAAGTAGATCAGGACTTGAGTCCCAGGCGGATGGCAGTCGTGCAGCAGAGGACCTCTTTATAGGGCTGGACGCCCCACCCAGGGGGAAGTGGAGCTGCCTAAAATTGGCCTGTCCAATAATTTCCCAACCAAAATGCAAATGCGTCCATAACTGGCTCAACAGGGACACTGGAAACAGGAAATATGCTGCTCCCAGATCTCCTCCCTGGGTTAAGTGCTCATGAGTCACGGAGGTCCTACCTCACCTCTCAGTTTCAGTGAGTTAGGGCAGGCGGAGAATTTGGGGGATTCTCTAACTGGTGGTCAAAGGGTCTCTCTCTTGATTAGGGAAGATGACCCTTTCCTAACCTTCACCTTCCCTGAATCATCAACCGCCAGCCCTGTTCCACTTTAGCTGGCTGCCATTTTGCTGTACCCGCTGGCTTGAACAGAGCCTGGCTATCTGGTCACACCTTTCTCTTTAACCCAAGTCCTTCTTATAACGCATTTCCCTGGTTCTGTGGCTTGCAAATCTAGTCTCCTTCTTCTTCTAAAATGGGCTGAGATAAGGCTGCAGATCATCTCAATAGCCTTCCCATAATAATTCTTGGAAACATTCAGTAACGTTGACCTCCAGGGTCCCATTTTCAGCGCTTTGGTCCTTCACTTGGAGGACATAAAGCTGCTTCTGGTGGCCTTTATAAATCTGTACCAATCTGGAACATGGAGTTCACTAGGACCACAGCAGCACATATTGTAATTCGGAGGATCAGAGCGTTAAAATCTGAAATCTAGGGGAAAATATGAACTTAGGCTGATCTTATATGTTTGCTTTCTCCCGCTCTCTTTCCAAACACGCTTCAGGTCTTTAAAAGACACTAATTTTTAAACTGCATCTGTGTGTtcattctctgtctttttctgaaGGTCCCCAGGCCCCTCAACTTGCCACATTATCCTCTCGCTCCCCAATGTattcctcttttatatttttcgtttattttattgaggtcgtaaCGGTATATAACATTCCGAAATGTCAggagtacattattatgtatcaatttctctatagactacatcgtgctcaccaccaatggtCTCGTTTTTTTCCATCAccgtacaaatgtgcccctttatccctttcacccaacatccaaccctcttcccctcagggaaccactaatctgttctcttcatccacgtgtttgtatatcttccacatatgagtgaaatcatgcagtgtttgtctttcaatGTCTGGTTTATTTCCCTTAACAGCAGACCACCtgatgtccatctatgttgtagcaggtgGGATGATTACGTCTGtttttagggctgagtagtattccagtgtatacatatatattgccccatctcctttctccactcatcagttgagggacactcgGGGTGCTTCaaagtctctcttctctgtcccatTTGGTACATATCAGTCACTCAGGAGATGAGATCCATGCATTTAGTGATTAGTCTTTTCATATCTTTGTTAACTCATCCTGCAGTCAGCGGTGctgactaaatgctgagtagtgGACATTAAAAGTGATGTTACTCGAGCCTCATTGCCTTGGCCATGTCATCAGGAAGCTTTTGAAGAATGTGGTTTTATAATTGGAAAAAGACAAAGCAGAagagaatgaggaggaagaggaagaagagacactcaacacccctgaagcagTCACCAGCTATGCTCCGGAAGAGTAAAG comes from Diceros bicornis minor isolate mBicDic1 chromosome 4, mDicBic1.mat.cur, whole genome shotgun sequence and encodes:
- the LOC131402961 gene encoding small proline-rich protein 2E-like; this translates as MSYQQQQCKQPCQPPPVFPPKCPEPCPPPKCPEPCPPPKCPEPCPPQQCQQKCPPVQPPPPRQQKCPPKSK